From Carya illinoinensis cultivar Pawnee chromosome 5, C.illinoinensisPawnee_v1, whole genome shotgun sequence, one genomic window encodes:
- the LOC122311328 gene encoding uncharacterized protein LOC122311328: MGCWIRGGLGGLVLEAWSLCCAAWLGWPGWRGAGGMVQMLCGMARAWSEWCRWPGLVLPSMDWCCARAGVSAWSCTWLWSGRCRCQQVLVRGLLGSDMVGAVQVLVRGLLGSDMVGAVQCLVACWWTMARRLCVLMALRMGLLVALRMACALRVAGPCVVC, encoded by the exons ATGGGCTGTTGGATCCGTGGTGGCCTTGGTGGCTTGGTGCTGGAGGCatggtccttgtgctgtgcggcatggctTGGTTGGCCTGGCTGGCGTGGTGCTGGAGGCATGGTCCAGATGCTGTGTGGCATGGCCAGGGCTTGGTCGGAGTGGTGCAGATGGCCTGGTCTGGTGCTGCCTAGCATGGACTGGTGCTGTGCACGTGCAGGTGTCAGTGCATGGTCATGCACATGGCTTTGGTCGGGCAGGTGCAGGTGCCAGCAG GTGCTGGTGCGTGGCCTGCTAGGCTCTGACATGGTTGGTGCCGTGCAGGTGCTGGTGCGTGGCCTGCTAGGCTCTGACATGGTTGGTGCCGTGCAGTGCCTGGTGGCTTGCTGGTGGACCATGGCTCGCAGGCTGTGCGTGCTGATGGCCCTGCGGATGGGCTTGCTGGTTGCCCTGCGCATGGCTTGCGCGCTGCGCGTGGCTGGCCCATGCGTGGTGTGCTGa